A segment of the Fibrobacter succinogenes subsp. succinogenes S85 genome:
GATTCTCCTTTATGCAAAGATTACAGATAGCGAAAAAGATACGCTCCGTGTATCTGCAGACATCGGAAGTCTCGTGACGGATGGCCTTGGCGATGCTGTCGTGATTGACGGCTACAAGAGCCCGAAGGATTCTGTGATTCTCGCATTCGATATTTTGCAGGCCGCTTATTGCCGCCGTAGCAAGACAAACTTTATCAGCTGCCCGAGCTGTGGTCGTACGCTTTACGACATCCAGCAGGTGATGGGCAAGATCAAGGCCCGCTTTGGACATTTGCAGGACATTTCGATTGGCATTATGGGATGCATCGTGAATGGTCCTGGTGAAATGGCTGATGCTGACTTCGGCTATGTGGGCGGTGGCCCGGGCCGTATTACGCTTTTCGAAGGCAAGACTGCCGTGAAGAAGAACATCCCCGAAGAAGACGCTATCGAGGAATTGGTGAACCTCATCAAGGAAAGAGGCCGCTGGCAGGAACCTTGATAAGACGAAAGAACGCCGCTATGCGGCTACAGACGAAAGGCGAGAGAATTTCATTTGAACAATCTTTCGTCTCTCGTCTACCAGCGAAGCGGTCTCTCGTCTAAGATTTTTAACTTAAACAAAGGAATGAAAAATGGCAACTATTAAGACAATGAACAACATTTCCAAGAAAGGCTTGGGCTTGTTTGGCCCGTTCTATCAGGTTTCCGATTCTATCGAAAACCCGGATGCTATCTTGGTGCGTTCTGCTCAGGTTGATACCGATAACTTTGATGGCCTTTTGGCTGTCGCTCGCGCTGGTGCAGGCGTGAACAACATCACGATTGACAAGGCTTCTGCAAAGGGCATTTGCGTGTTCAACACTCCGGGTGCAAACGCAAACGCTGTTGCTGAACTCGTGATGACCGTGCTCGGCATGGCTGTCCGTAACGCAGACAAGGCTGCTGCTTGGGTCAAGGGTCTCGATGTGAACGATCCGGATCTCGCAAAGACTGTTGAAAGCGGCAAGAAGAAGTTTGCTGGTATGGAACTTGCCGGCAAGACTCTTGGTGTTGTTGGCCTCGGCAAGATCGGTGTGCTCGTTGCTAACTATGCCCGTTGGAAGAACATGCGCGTGATTGCTTACGAACCGTATCCGAATGCAAACAACATGCATGAACTTTCTAACAAGGTCGAAATTGCTGATCTCGACACCGTGATTGCAAATTCTGACTTCCTCACGGTTCATGTTCCGTTCATCAAGGGCGTTACCGAAAACCTCCTCAATCGCAAGAACCTCGCTCAGTTCAAGGGTTCCTACATCATGAACTTTGCTCGTGGCGGCATTGTTGAAATGGATCCGGTGAACGAAATGCTCGCTTCTGGTTCCCTCCAGGGCTACCTCTGCGACTTCCCGACTGCAGAACTCATCAAGAACGACAAGGTCACTTGCTTCCCGCACCTCGGTGCTTCTACTGAAGAAGCTGAAGAAAACTGCGCAGTGATGGCTGTTGAAGAATTGAAGGACTACATCGAATACGGTTGCGTCCGCAATTCCGTGAACTTCCCGGCTCTCGTTGATCATCCGCATGCTGGCATCAAGAGCCGCGTTGTCGTGATCAACCAGGACGTTCCGAACATGATTTCTGAAATCACGAAGGTGTTCGGTGCAGAAGGCATCAACATTGCTTCTTTCAGCAACAAGAGCAATGGCAAGATCGGTTACAACCTCGTTGACGTTGAAAGCAAGGTCGATGATTCCATCGTCGAAAAGCTCTCCAAGCTCGACAAGGTCATCAAGGTCCGCGTGATCCATTTCTAGACGAAAGAACGGACCTGCAGTCCTACAGACTTGAGACGAAAGAATAATAGTGGTGCTCCGCACGGACTCAAAGAAAAAATCTTTCGTCTTTCGTCTACCAGCGAAGCGGTCTCTCGTCTAATTGTACATCGCTTCAATTTGTTTGGCGTATCGTTTTTCTGCAACGGTGCGCCGAATTTTTAATGTGGGCGTCAAGAGCCCTGATTCAATCGTGAGCTCGTCACCGACTAGAGTCCATTTGCGAATTTGTTCCCAATGGTTCAGCTTTTTGTTGATATGCTCAATATGACGATTGATGGAATTCAAAATAAGCGGTGACTTTAGTGCGTTTTCGACATCGTAATCTTCGTTTTGCGGCTTGAGCATGCGGCGGGCGCCTACGGGGTTTAGCCAGATAATAGCCGATGCAAACTTGCGGTCGTTGGCAATGACGAGCGCCTGTTCAACAAGCGGATGACGCGTGATTTCGAGTTCAATGGGATTCGGGCTTACGTATTTACCAGTGCTTGTCTTTAACAGCTCCTTGATGCGCCCTGTGAAATACAGGAATCCATCTTTATCAAAATAGCCCTGGTCGCCGGAATGGTAAAAACCGTCTGGTGTGAAATTTTTAGCATTTAAGTCGGGGCGGTTATGGTAGCCCTTAAAGACGCTCTCGCCACGAATCTGGATTTCGTTGCATTCGCCGATGCGTACATCGAGATGGGCGAGAGGCTTGCCGATGGAGCCTGGTCTAATAGCTTGTTTGCAATTTGCAGAAACGACCGGTGAACATTCTGTCATGCCGTAGCCTTCAAAAACGGGGAGGCCGATGTTCAGAAGGAATCGCAAAATGGATTTGTTCAAGGCGCTACTGCCCGAGATAATCATGCGGAAATTACCACCGACGGCTTCACGCATTTGTTTGTAAACGAGACGGTTGAATACCCAATGGAGCGGCTCAAAGCGCCTATTCGGGTCTTTAATCTTTGCAATTTTTATCGCCTGCTTGATCAGGAATCGCTTGATGCCCTTGGCGCGATCCGAGGCGGTTGTCATGCTTTCGTAAAGGCGCTCTAGAATGCGCGGGACGACTATCATGATGGTGGGGCGGACTTCGCGCAGAATGTGCGAGAGGTTCTTTGGATTGTCTCCAAAGTAAATCGTGACGCCACTGAATGTGTAGAAATAGACCGCCATTCGTTCAAGAACGTGCGCTACCGGCAAAATCGTGAGGCACGTGTCCTTTTTGTTGTCAAATCGGAACATCGGCTTGATGTTCTGAATTTGTACCAACATATTCCGGTGCGTGAGTTCAACGCCCTTGGGGCAACCCGTAGATCCGCTTGTGTAGATGATGCTGAAAATATCATCGGGGTTTATGGTTGAAAGTTGGTTGTCAATCCATTTTGCACGAACTTGGTCGGCGAGGGCTGCGTAGCCTCTTATGAGGAGTTCGTCCCAGTAAATTCCGTTGTCGGGGAGGAACGAGTCGTTGTCGATGCAGATGATTTTGGTGAAATTCTCTAAGATGCCGAAAAGCGGTTCATCAAGTTCTTCGAAAGAATTGATGATGAGTATCTTGATGTTGCTGTCAATGCTCTGGTACGCAAAGTTTTCGGATGAAATGTTCGGGAAAAGCGGAACGACGCGAGCGTGGTTTAGTTGAACGGCGATGTCTGCGATAATCCAGTTCGGAGAACTCGGCGCAATGATGCCGACGCTTTCTTTTTCTTTTAGTCCGAGCGAATTCAATGCGAGCGCAAGAGCCTTTGTGTTGCGTTTGAGCGTTTCTTTGGAATAGTGGACCCATTCACCGTCTTTACGGTGATACCATCCTTTAAAATCGGTCCTGTCGCAGTTCGCAAAGAACATGGACGGCAGAGATGTGAATTCCAACGACTCCATGCTTTTAAAATAACATTCTATTTTGCAATAGCTCATTTTTTTTGAAAAATTTCAGTATATTAAGTATATGCTGAAAAAGTTGAGCGACTACGAAAATGAACTTTTGAAAATGGTTGAGGCGGGGGCGCCTTTGACGGCGGAACAGCTTTTGTCGGTGCGGACGCATATTGGCTTTTTTCAGCATGAGCGCCTGGTGCACGAACTCGTGATGATTTTGTTTGCGCTTTTGACCGTTGGTGGAATTTTGTTTTTGGTGGTTGTGCCGGAAATATCGGTGCTTGCGTTGGACGTACTTTTCTTTGCGCTCTTGGTGCCGTACGTGAAGCATTATTACGGGCTTGAGAATGGGGTGCAAAGGCTGTATGATGTGTACGATAAATTGGAAAAATTGTAGGAATGGCGACCCCGGCACGATGGCCGGGGTGACAGTTCGGAGGCAATGAAAAAAGCAAGTCCGAGGGACTTGCTTTTTGAAATTTAAAGGGGTTCCTTACTTCTTCGGGGTGATGAATTCGAGTCCACCCATGTACGGACGCAACACTTCAGGAATCTTGAGCGAGCCGTCTTTCTGCTGGTAGTTGTCGCAGATGCCGACCATCACGCGCGG
Coding sequences within it:
- a CDS encoding phosphoglycerate dehydrogenase is translated as MATIKTMNNISKKGLGLFGPFYQVSDSIENPDAILVRSAQVDTDNFDGLLAVARAGAGVNNITIDKASAKGICVFNTPGANANAVAELVMTVLGMAVRNADKAAAWVKGLDVNDPDLAKTVESGKKKFAGMELAGKTLGVVGLGKIGVLVANYARWKNMRVIAYEPYPNANNMHELSNKVEIADLDTVIANSDFLTVHVPFIKGVTENLLNRKNLAQFKGSYIMNFARGGIVEMDPVNEMLASGSLQGYLCDFPTAELIKNDKVTCFPHLGASTEEAEENCAVMAVEELKDYIEYGCVRNSVNFPALVDHPHAGIKSRVVVINQDVPNMISEITKVFGAEGINIASFSNKSNGKIGYNLVDVESKVDDSIVEKLSKLDKVIKVRVIHF
- a CDS encoding AMP-dependent synthetase/ligase, with protein sequence MESLEFTSLPSMFFANCDRTDFKGWYHRKDGEWVHYSKETLKRNTKALALALNSLGLKEKESVGIIAPSSPNWIIADIAVQLNHARVVPLFPNISSENFAYQSIDSNIKILIINSFEELDEPLFGILENFTKIICIDNDSFLPDNGIYWDELLIRGYAALADQVRAKWIDNQLSTINPDDIFSIIYTSGSTGCPKGVELTHRNMLVQIQNIKPMFRFDNKKDTCLTILPVAHVLERMAVYFYTFSGVTIYFGDNPKNLSHILREVRPTIMIVVPRILERLYESMTTASDRAKGIKRFLIKQAIKIAKIKDPNRRFEPLHWVFNRLVYKQMREAVGGNFRMIISGSSALNKSILRFLLNIGLPVFEGYGMTECSPVVSANCKQAIRPGSIGKPLAHLDVRIGECNEIQIRGESVFKGYHNRPDLNAKNFTPDGFYHSGDQGYFDKDGFLYFTGRIKELLKTSTGKYVSPNPIELEITRHPLVEQALVIANDRKFASAIIWLNPVGARRMLKPQNEDYDVENALKSPLILNSINRHIEHINKKLNHWEQIRKWTLVGDELTIESGLLTPTLKIRRTVAEKRYAKQIEAMYN